A single genomic interval of Candidatus Bathyarchaeota archaeon harbors:
- a CDS encoding ATP/GTP-binding protein — protein MFVVFVIGTAGSGKSLLTSAFSEWLNMAKQDVAIINLDPGVVVLPYTPDLDVRDYVNMASLMEEYRLGPNGALILAADLIAEKMETLSRETEELNADLVLVDTPGQMELFAFRASGQYIAEELTKEPKAIVYLFDPAFSLSPINYVSNLFLSAAVYNRFLMPQVHVLSKTDLLPQEKVDSIVDWSSNPKMLEMNIEEKLKGTQRLLSRDIMHAIYRLGLRFPLIPVSAKTNDGMTNLNAMLERIFAGGDKFTH, from the coding sequence GTGTTCGTTGTGTTTGTTATAGGCACGGCAGGGTCAGGCAAAAGTCTTCTTACCTCAGCTTTCTCGGAATGGTTAAACATGGCAAAACAAGACGTAGCAATCATAAACTTAGACCCAGGTGTGGTGGTATTACCATACACTCCTGACCTGGACGTAAGAGACTACGTGAATATGGCAAGTTTAATGGAAGAATACCGTTTAGGACCAAATGGAGCTTTGATTTTAGCTGCTGACCTCATTGCAGAGAAAATGGAAACGTTGAGTAGAGAGACTGAAGAGCTTAACGCAGATTTGGTTTTAGTTGACACTCCGGGGCAGATGGAGCTTTTTGCTTTCAGAGCTAGTGGACAATACATTGCAGAAGAACTAACTAAAGAACCAAAAGCCATAGTCTATCTTTTCGATCCGGCGTTTTCGCTTAGCCCTATAAACTATGTTTCAAACCTCTTCCTCTCAGCTGCAGTTTACAACCGTTTCCTAATGCCCCAAGTTCACGTGCTGTCAAAAACTGACCTTCTACCGCAAGAAAAAGTTGACAGCATCGTAGATTGGTCCTCGAATCCAAAGATGCTAGAAATGAACATTGAAGAGAAATTAAAAGGTACTCAGCGTCTGTTAAGTCGTGACATAATGCACGCGATTTACAGGTTGGGGCTTCGCTTTCCTTTGATTCCTGTTTCAGCAAAAACCAATGATGGAATGACAAACTTAAACGCAATGTTGGAACGCATCTTCGCTGGTGGGGACAAATTTACCCACTAG